The genomic DNA ATTGATATGTCTGCTGTCTGTACATTAAAGAATCCGGTAGAAATGTAACTTTAGATAACTAGACTATCAAAGTAACTTGGATGAAATCTGGCCGCTAGCTCTGATTTGACAATATCCAGTTATTTCACGTTTGTTTATCAGCTTCTAACAGAAAGGTCCACAGGTCTCGAGAAGCCAAGGGGGGTATACCCATTTAcccagtggtgtagtgggggCTGTGCGCAGTATACTCACTTTTTTTCTGTGGGCATTGCCTACATtttctgatgtggtttaagcattgttgtggattTAGAGCATTCCATTTTGTCTGGTCAGCTCTCCCTTCCAGTCTCTAGAGCCTTGTTGCCccttggatggtggaccatttttttatacacacaggaaactgttgagcgtgaaaaacccagcagtggaGGCCGTTTATATAAACCTGTGCACCTGAAACCTACTaaaataccccgttcaaaggtacttcaatcttttgtcttgcccattcaccctttgaatgacacacacaatccatgtctcaaatgtttCAAGGCTTACAAaatcttctttaacctgtctcctccctttcatctacactgattgaagtggatttaacaagtgacatcaataagggatcatatcctggattcacttggtcagtcatggaaagtgcaggtgttcttactattttgtacactcaatgtattcACATGTCCGCCGCACACAGCCTAGTTTCAGCAAGAGCACGGCTCTAAACTGGTTGTCGCATGGAGCATCTCACAAAATAACGAAAATCAGTAGCTGGTAGGGTAGGTAGGAAAGACGTTTCAATTCAGGATATCTACTAGTAAATGCTAAGTAAGGaaacaatgggtatgcaaaccaggtattgaaaaagtttTGTCTGAAGTCCTGGTTAAATCTTTGCCATGTGCAATTCAGCCATCATGCGCTGTTTGAATGAACATTTCTGAAGCCTTTCCTAAAAAGTCTACCCAATTAAATGTTTACTGCAAAGTacgcctacctggcagaatgatatctaTGATTTGTATCAATCGTGAcggcatttgttttgcaaactctgacATCgcatgtactgtaggcctacattgtaTGTACAGGAACACCGCTAGCGAAATGGTCCCTTGCTAGGCGCACAATTTaattaaagggcaactacacCCTCCCCCAAAATATGATTTCATATTCCCAGACCTCATAAATGTTCTCCtggtgtggtttaagcattgttgtagaCTTGGAACATCCAATTTTTGTTTTTCTATCAAGAAttgtgattttgagagtgaaacTTTGAGAGGAAAACTCATAAACTATTGGAAAACATTGAATTTTCAGCACAGTGCGCCTTTCCTTTTAGATaattagagtatacccacttctccagacACCACTGCAGCTACTGTCTATTGAATGGGCTAAGGTCCACATAACTTATGGACCAGATAGCAGCTAGCCAATTAACAATGCATGTATTGGATGAGATCTGTTTGTTTAGATGAGGTAGCTGCTTCCATATACAGCCAATTGGCTAACATTAAACATAGGAGTTATCTGATCTGTGGTTTACGCCTTGTCTGGCGCACAACCGCGAAAACCACTTACACAAGACGAAGCTAGCTTGCCAGTATGTTAGCTAGTATGtcatctctccctcccgctctctctgtctgttgctgTAGGATAGTACACAGTGTTCGTACTGGCTGAGGAGACAGACCTACAGACGGtatcacagacactggacagatttGTAAGTTAACAGACTCATGAGTGAACTATTGGGATAACccagtactgtagctagatagctagttgAGCCACTGCCAGAGCAGGGGCATTCTGGGAGTTGATTAGCTATGTGATGTGACCATACTGTCTTGTCTTTATGTATGCTCTATAATGTTATGGTACTATGTAGTTCATCACCTCAAGTCTCACTGTAAACTGTGTTTTTATTATAGAATCTTATAGATTTGAATGGACAAGGAGACCAGAAATACATAGGTACTTCTCCTATATACTATCTGTAAATAGTATACTGTTTATGGTATGGCTCTCAGCTCGGTGAGCTgacagactctgtgtgtgtgtgtgtgtgtgtgtgtgtgtgtgtgtgtgtgtgtgtgtgtgtgtgtgtgtgtgtgtgtgtgtgtgtgtgtgtgtgtgtgtgtgtgtggacccagCCCAGCTAGTTAACCCGTGTGGAAACTCTGCGATGCCTGTGAAGAAAAAGAGGAAGTCTTCAGGGTCAGATGACCCGGGACTCAGGAAGTGTAAAATCACCTGGTGAGGAACCCTTCCTCACCCACCACCCGTCACCTCTCCTGCTTCTCACCTCTCCTGCTCCTCACCACTTCTCCCACCATCCTTCACTATTGGATGTTTGGTATTTTTCCTCCACCCCCGACACACACCCCATTTCATGATTCCAACCCCTTAACCTGCTGTATGTAGAGCTGTAGTGGAACTCTGCCTCGCCCAACCGTTCTACTGTAGACCTTCCTTCTCCTCACccattccagtgtgtgtgtgtgtgtgtgtgtgtgtgtgtgtgttgcagctgCTGCTTGCTGGCTTTGCTCTGTGCAGTGAGCCTTGCTGCTTGACTGGGGAACTCAACACTCAGCACATATTTGTCCCCTTATGCAGCACAGACCTCAGTCAGTCcacaggaaaggagaggggggaggagtgtgtgtgacaCTGAATATCCTAAGAACTCCTCTCATGCATCTGTCTGAGTCTGTTTAGTGACTGTGTTCTATCTCGTCTGGTGTAGTTTCTGACTGTGGTGTAGTTTCTGACTGTGGTGTAGTTTCTGACTGTGGTGTAGTTTCTGACTGTGGTGTAGTTTCTGACTGTTCTATCCTGTGTGTTGTAGTTTCTGCAGACCCCAGGCTCCAGGCCGGTTGATCAGCCCAGAGGACCAGTTCTCCAATAAGAAATGTCTGGCATGGTTCTACGAGTAcacaggtacagtgccttcagaaagtatccatgcctagttaaaggttcaataaaaattccacattttgttatgttacagcctgaattcaaaattgattaactatatattttttctcacccatctacacacaatacaccataatgactaagtgaaaacatgtttttagaaatattagcacatttattgaaaatgaaatatctaatttacataactattcacacccctgagacaatacatgttagacaatcacctttggcagcgattacagctatgagCAATGTTCTCTCTCCAAGTAGACTACTGTTGCTATTTgttcataatgtaggcctatcagaGTGGTCTACCATaataaacaatggagaaaatgcatcccataacatgttaacatggaaatagctgttctatcattgtgtgtggtgttcaatgtaggcctacattccataaaacttaaataaaataaaaactactTATAAGGATGGACAGTAACCTGTTTATCcgcttgtccttcagacaagatgactgaaaatgttgtggtgtttgatgcaagaaaccactttattTCCTTACCATTATtatagagaatcagacaaattatgctaccctctgcctatttgCTACTTAggttattcaagcctgtctcaaaatatgacactgcccctttaagacagaaaaaaagctctttaccctacttgcttttcaaagatgtctagaaaagcacacgttttgtgctcttacAGGAAGCAACCACTCCCTCACTGCTGACTAgaaattagctataactgggctaaaaCTGACTTACTAACAAATGTACACAtctggctacatgcagctcttgctttgatctcaaaacaagcatcTACTCCCGACCACTtatgctgtaaacacagttcaaagtgaatggaaCAGCTCCATATATGGCAACgatctatttgcatatagggatactgcagctctgattggctatggcgcaccggtctgtgtagagtatgggcctgagtcatgcttgtcaatgcaatagaaCTCTGTGCTCTACCTACAAGAAAATGTCTTacatagttcgttttgtttcagtatattgtgttgattcgatcacaattcgcACAGTAGAGGGAAACGTTGAAATAGTTAACTAAAGGGGAAAATTtaaatctcgtgcttctctgcgtGGGGGGAGCTGCGAGTCTGCacgcagtttagagggaacattgtctgtgagtctttctggttaagtctctaaaagttttgcacacctggattgtacaatatttgcacattctttttaaaattcttaaaactctgtcaagttggttgttaattattgctagacagccattttcaaatcttgccatagattttgaggcaatttaagtcaaaacaaaCTAGGCCACtttggaacattcaatgtcatcttggtaagcaactccagtgtagatttggccttgtgttttaggttactgtccttctgaaaggtgcatttttctcccagtgtctgttggaaagcaaactgaaccagattttcctctaggcgTTTGCCTGTGaatagctctattctgtttctttttatcctaaaaaaactccctagtccttgacgATGACAagcagtactacatagagccatgactacatggaactctattccacatcaaataactgacgcaagcagtaaaattagattttaaaaaacaccttatggaacagcagggactgaagcaacacaaacattggcacagacacatgcatatacacacgataacatatgcactatacatggatttactactgtagatatgtggtagtggtggagtaggggcccgagggcacacagtgtgttgtgaaatctgtgaatgtattgtaatgtttttttaaattgtataaactgccttatttttctggaccccaggaagagtaggtgctgccttggcagtagctaatggggatccatcataaatacaaatacccataacatgatgcagccaccaccatgcttaaatatatgaagactggtactcagtgatgtgttggatttgcaccacacataatgctttgtattcaggacatagtttatttctttgccaaattctttgcagttttacttttgtgccttattgcaaacaggatgcgtgtttttgaatattttttatacatgcatcctttttactttgtcatttaggttagtattgtggagtaactacaatgttgttgatccatactcagttttctcctatcacagccattaaactctgtaactgttttaaagtcaccattggcctcatggtgaaatccctgagtggtttccttcctctccggcaactgagttgggaaggacgcctgtatctttgtagtgagtgagtgtattgatacaccattcaacgTGTAATTAATAACGTCACCATTCTCAAAAGGGATATTCGATGTCTGCTTTAGTTtagttttacccatctaccaatagatgccctttgtgaggcattggaaaacgtccttggtctttgtggttgaatctgttttaaatttactgctcgactgagggactttacaggtaattgtatgtgtgaggtacagagatgaggtggtcattcaaaagtaatgttaaacactattaatgcacacagagtgagtccatgcaacgtattatgtTACTTATTAAGGGTAGTGGTACTCCTGAactttatttaggcttgccataacaaaggggtcgaatacttattgactcaagatttcagcttttcatttttcattcatttgtaaaaatgtctaaaaacataattccactttgacattatgggatattgtgtgtaggccagtgacacagctcaatttaattgattttaaattcaggctgtaacaccaaAAAATGtgggaataagtcaaggggtgtgaatactttctgaaggcactgtatgtcatgATGATCATAGATGGCCTATTAACGTGGATACACACTCAGAACTCTTTTTAAATTGCAAGGAATTATTGGTCACTAAGTATTGAGTCATTTAtaccattttgtgtgtgtttttgtacatGCTTCCTGTGTACCAGGTCCAGATGAGGTGTTGGGTCCAGAGGGGATGGAGAAGTTCTGTGAAGACATTGGAGTGGAACCAGAAAACGTTAGTCTTCCTCGTCTTTTCTCTTCATCCATCCATCGTTGATAATTATGATGtatgttctctctccatctctctctttttcagatAATCATGTTAGTTATAGCCTGGAAACTAGAAGCGCCAAATATGGGATTTTTCACTAAGGAGGAGTGGCTTAAGGGAATGACTCTACTACAGTGAGTAACCTTGATTTACCACATCACATGTCTATGTTTCTGATGCTTCTCACTCTATAGGTGTGACTGGGAAACCGTGTGTGTTAGTGacactacacccccccccccccccccctataggTGTGACTGCATAGAGAGGTTACAGGGGAAACTGGACTACCTGCGCAATCATCTCAACGACACGATCATCTTTAAAAACATCTACAGATACGCCTTCGACTTTGCCAGAGTGAGTCCTCAATCACTGGTTCACAGCCAGGAAATGGTTTGACCTCCTGAGAAGAGGAGGGTCCggttgcatttggaaagtattccgaccccttaacctttttcacattttgttacgttacaaagaTCAagaaaaaacaggattttagaaatgtttgcaaatttataaaaaactggaatcacatttacataagtactttgatggtcctgagtgctctagagcaggttttcatcaaggatctctgtactttgctccgttcatctttccctcgatcctgactagtctcccaatccctgccgctggaaaaacatccccacagcatgatgctgccaccaccatgcttcaccgtagggatggtggcaggtttcctccagatgggatgcttggcattcaggccaaagagtaaaatcttggtttcatcagaccagagaatcttttttctcatggtctgagagtcctttaggtgccttttggcaaactccaagtgggctgttatgttccttttactgaggagtggcttccctctggccactaccataaaggcctgattggtggagtgctgcagagatggttgtccttctagaaggttctcccatctccacagaggaactctggaactatgtcagagtgaccatcgggtccttggtcacctacctgaccaaggcccttctcccccggttgctcagtttggccgggcggccagtccTGGGGTCTGAGTCTCTTCACGGGGGGCTCTGGCTGTCCAGGGGGCTGGCAGTGGCAGCAGTCATGATGGTGttgcagccagctctaggaagagtcttggtggttccaaacttcttccatttaataatgatggaggccactgtgttcttggggaccttcaatcctgcagacattttttggtacccttccccaggtctgtgcctctacacaatcctgtctcggaggtctacggacaattccttcggcctcatggcttggtttttgctctcatatagagcctttccaaatcatgtccaatcaattgaatttaccacaggtggactccaatcaagttgtaaaaacatctcaaggatgatcaatggaaacaggatgcacctgagctcaatttcaaatctcatagcaaagggtctgaatacttattatgTAATAAGTaggctatttctgtttttttattaatacatttgcaaaaaattcaaaaacctgttttccctttgtcattatggggtattgtgtgtagattgatgaggaaaaaacgtATTTTAAtcaaaaggctgtaatgtaacaaaatgtggaaaaagtcgaggtctgaatactttccgaatgcatacATTATCTCTTCCTCTTTATCATCTCTCTTACccctccctctaactctctctgttcTCGCCCCTTCTCCCCCAGGATAAGGACCAGAGGAGTCTGGACATGGACACAGCTAAGTCCATGCTAGCGTTGCTACTGGGGAGAACGTGGCCACTCTTCCCGGTCTTCAACCAGTTTCTGGAGGTAACACACACTCTGTGCTGAACACAGCTGTGTGGTTCCTGCACTGACTCGTTCCTAATATccatctcctttctcctctctctgtcctccccctaTCCCCGCTCCTCTACCGTCTCTTCCTCTATTTTCTCTCCTCCCTTGCAGCAGTCCAAGTACAAGGTGATGAATAAGGACCAGTGGTATAACGTCTTAGAGTTCAGTCGTACAGTCAGCACAGACCTCAGTAACTATGACGAGGATGGAGCCTGtgagtacgtacacacacactaaatcatacaaaaacacacacacacgaaaaaacacacacagtccctctCACActaacactactctctctctgtagggCCGGTGTTATTGGATGAGTTTGTGGAGTGGCAGAAAGCTCGACTGGCAGCGTTATAGCTGAGGACACATTCGCCAAACCacagaagaggagaaagagggagcaggaggaaagagagaagcaCACATGAAGATGTTCTCCCTCCGTTTGAAATATACAGAAACGGCACACACACTATACAGAgacggcacacacacaccttatatggactgtgcacacacacacacacacccacacggtGTCACGGAGCGTGCATACACTTCCAGTGACGGCCTCTGTGCTTAGTGGGCCAAACAGTgaagtcctctccctctctctctctctccctctgaagaTTATTTTTCAGTGTTAATTTAAACAAGTTCAACaagaagaaaacaaacaaaaagctAAACAAAAGGGGGAACTATTTTTCATATATATTGCATCTGTGGCCACAGTTCTCTAGCCATTGTTGTTAAGCTCGACTGGGGAATTGTTTTGGTTTCCTTGAACATTTTTTCCATTCATTTTTGAGTCTTACCTTGTTTATAGTAtgttttcagaacaagaataaagaATGGAATTCAACCAAATATACTGGGCTGTGATTGGTACGACCAAATGAATCTTGTTTACCAGACACTTGCTCGCTGCTCATAGGGTCTGGTGGATCAACATGTCAAACGTGGCCTTCGTTAAAGGGCCAACGCAGACGTTTTTATATCGATATCAAATATTTTCTtgttaacaattaagtaccttaatgtgattgttttaaatgaaAATGCTCATAAAGAAACAGGACTTAGCAAAtaccaatttctcaagcaagaattttgctaggtctgtctgggagtggtctgagtggggaggagaaaacgatgttattggcagagaggtttggaactcgtATTGGTCCATTAACaaatggtgatgtcaccagacaggccaaaactccatcccaccaaaacaggtggTCTTTTCGAACAGCTCTTGCACTAAAAGTACATTATCAGAATGTTCACAGTATTACTCCAGCCTCACTATGGGAATATACATAGTGTAGAAAGCATTAGGAAActgtcctaatattgagttgcactccccccttttgccctcagaacagcctcaatttgtcgggcatggactctacaaagtgttggaagcattccacagggatgctggctcgtgttgactccaatgtttcccacagttgtgtcaagttggctggatgtcctttgggaggtggacccattcttgatgcacatgggaaactgttgagcgtggaaaaacccagcagcgttagtTCTTGACaatcaaactggtgcgcctggcccctactaccatctt from Salmo trutta chromosome 26, fSalTru1.1, whole genome shotgun sequence includes the following:
- the LOC115163299 gene encoding DCN1-like protein 5 isoform X3: MPVKKKRKSSGSDDPGLRKCKITCFCRPQAPGRLISPEDQFSNKKCLAWFYEYTGPDEVLGPEGMEKFCEDIGVEPENIIMLVIAWKLEAPNMGFFTKEEWLKGMTLLQCDCIERLQGKLDYLRNHLNDTIIFKNIYRYAFDFARDKDQRSLDMDTAKSMLALLLGRTWPLFPVFNQFLEQSKYKVMNKDQWYNVLEFSRTVSTDLSNYDEDGAWPVLLDEFVEWQKARLAAL
- the LOC115163299 gene encoding DCN1-like protein 5 isoform X1 is translated as MIYSHKRNTTLGIQAQLVNPCGNSAMPVKKKRKSSGSDDPGLRKCKITCFCRPQAPGRLISPEDQFSNKKCLAWFYEYTGPDEVLGPEGMEKFCEDIGVEPENIIMLVIAWKLEAPNMGFFTKEEWLKGMTLLQCDCIERLQGKLDYLRNHLNDTIIFKNIYRYAFDFARDKDQRSLDMDTAKSMLALLLGRTWPLFPVFNQFLEQSKYKVMNKDQWYNVLEFSRTVSTDLSNYDEDGAWPVLLDEFVEWQKARLAAL
- the LOC115163299 gene encoding DCN1-like protein 5 isoform X4 — its product is MEKFCEDIGVEPENIIMLVIAWKLEAPNMGFFTKEEWLKGMTLLQCDCIERLQGKLDYLRNHLNDTIIFKNIYRYAFDFARDKDQRSLDMDTAKSMLALLLGRTWPLFPVFNQFLEQSKYKVMNKDQWYNVLEFSRTVSTDLSNYDEDGAWPVLLDEFVEWQKARLAAL
- the LOC115163299 gene encoding DCN1-like protein 5 isoform X2, encoding MIYSHKRNTTLGIQAQLVNPCGNSAMPVKKKRKSSGSDDPGLRKCKITCFCRPQAPGRLISPEDQFSNKKCLAWFYEYTGPDEVLGPEGMEKFCEDIGVEPENIIMLVIAWKLEAPNMGFFTKEEWLKGMTLLQCDCIERLQGKLDYLRNHLNDTIIFKNIYRYAFDFARDKDQRSLDMDTAKSMLALLLGRTWPLFPVFNQFLEQSKYKVMNKDQWYNVLEFSRTVSTDLSNYDEDGACEAGVIG